In Arthrobacter sp. B3I9, the following are encoded in one genomic region:
- the dprA gene encoding DNA-processing protein DprA — protein sequence MEAERRARAALSRLFEPQDAAGLALVQVAGAEDALRIAIGELAAGPEIEEEISRVLADSESGGWNGLATVRMRWVPRIPDLAPDRDLATMQRLGGRMLIPSDELWPRQLADLGLQEPICLWWRGVEQPLPPASSAIALVGSRDSTSYGSSVTGDLAYSLAQRGFTIISGGAYGIDAHAHRAALAGSGGGVPTIAVMAGGVDRFYPSGNEDLLRAVANQGAVLAEVPPGSAPTRYRFLQRNRLIAALASVTVVVEARWRSGALNTAHHAETLGRAVGAVPGSVHSANSAGCHRLLREGGAVCVTDAGEVAELASPSGESLPAPKTGRAEVQDGLTLEDLILLDALPLRATSTVEKLATVAGLSADSVRAGLGRLGLLGLAESYRGGWKRSGKGG from the coding sequence ATGGAGGCCGAAAGGAGAGCCAGGGCTGCGTTGTCCCGGCTGTTCGAGCCGCAGGACGCCGCCGGACTGGCGCTCGTGCAGGTGGCGGGGGCGGAGGACGCGCTGCGAATCGCAATAGGCGAGCTTGCCGCCGGCCCGGAGATAGAGGAGGAGATATCCCGCGTGCTGGCGGACAGCGAGTCCGGCGGCTGGAACGGGCTGGCCACCGTTCGGATGCGTTGGGTTCCCCGGATTCCCGACCTCGCGCCGGACCGGGACCTGGCTACGATGCAACGGCTGGGCGGGCGCATGCTCATTCCCTCTGACGAACTTTGGCCCCGGCAGCTCGCGGACCTCGGCCTCCAGGAACCGATCTGCCTCTGGTGGCGCGGCGTCGAGCAGCCACTGCCGCCGGCGTCCAGTGCCATCGCCCTGGTGGGTTCAAGGGACAGCACCTCCTATGGATCATCCGTCACGGGAGACCTCGCGTACTCGCTCGCGCAGCGAGGGTTTACGATCATCTCCGGAGGGGCCTACGGCATCGATGCCCACGCCCATCGGGCGGCCTTGGCCGGAAGCGGCGGGGGCGTTCCCACGATCGCCGTGATGGCCGGGGGAGTGGACCGTTTCTATCCTTCCGGAAACGAGGACCTTCTGCGGGCCGTGGCAAACCAAGGAGCAGTTCTCGCCGAGGTCCCGCCCGGGTCGGCGCCCACCCGTTACAGGTTCCTGCAGAGAAACCGACTCATCGCGGCGCTGGCATCCGTCACGGTAGTGGTTGAAGCCCGCTGGAGATCCGGTGCCCTCAACACGGCCCACCACGCTGAAACCCTCGGCCGCGCCGTCGGTGCTGTGCCCGGATCCGTGCACAGCGCCAACTCAGCGGGATGCCACCGGCTGCTCCGGGAAGGCGGTGCAGTCTGCGTCACCGACGCAGGTGAGGTCGCCGAACTTGCGTCTCCAAGCGGGGAATCGCTCCCGGCGCCCAAGACGGGCAGGGCGGAAGTCCAGGACGGGCTGACGTTGGAGGACCTGATTCTGCTGGATGCCCTTCCGCTGCGGGCCACCAGCACGGTTGAGAAGCTTGCGACAGTGGCGGGACTGAGTGCAGACTCGGTCCGTGCCGGGCTCGGCAGGCTCGGACTGCTGGGGCTGGCGGAGTCGTACCGGGGCGGCTGGAAACGGTCGGGAAAGGGTGGGTGA
- a CDS encoding tyrosine recombinase XerC: MPSQELPAPLATAAEGFARYLEAERGRSVHTVRAYVSDVESLLGFAASEGVADLPGLELGTLRRWLGAQSEAGMSRATLGRRSATARAFTAWALREDLIDSDPALRLKAPRREKSLPGVLHQGQVLRLVEGAESAAVEGGPLPLRNRAMVELLYATGVRVGELAGLDVDDLDPDRRTLRVLGKGNKERTVPYGLPAALALDDWLRRGRPALATGTSGPALFLGARGNRVDQRQVRSVVRGLLEGLGDTSATGPHALRHSAATHLLDGGADLRAVQEILGHSSLATTQIYTHVSVDRLRKSYLQAHPRA, encoded by the coding sequence GTGCCATCTCAGGAACTCCCGGCCCCGCTGGCCACCGCCGCCGAGGGCTTCGCCCGCTATCTGGAAGCGGAACGGGGCCGTTCCGTCCATACCGTGCGGGCCTACGTCTCCGACGTTGAAAGCCTCCTGGGCTTCGCGGCTTCGGAGGGCGTGGCGGATCTTCCCGGGTTGGAGCTTGGCACCCTGCGGCGCTGGCTCGGCGCCCAGAGCGAAGCAGGCATGTCCCGTGCCACCCTGGGCCGGCGCTCCGCCACCGCCCGGGCCTTCACTGCCTGGGCACTCCGTGAGGACCTGATCGACTCCGACCCGGCGCTCCGGTTGAAGGCGCCCAGACGGGAGAAGTCGCTGCCCGGCGTGCTCCATCAGGGACAAGTGCTCCGGCTGGTGGAGGGGGCGGAATCCGCGGCCGTCGAGGGCGGTCCGCTGCCGTTGCGGAACCGGGCCATGGTTGAGCTGCTGTACGCCACCGGTGTACGGGTCGGTGAGCTGGCCGGCCTGGACGTCGATGACCTGGACCCGGACCGGCGGACCCTGCGTGTGCTCGGCAAGGGCAACAAAGAACGTACCGTGCCCTACGGCCTGCCGGCGGCACTGGCGTTGGACGACTGGCTGCGCCGTGGCCGGCCCGCCCTCGCCACCGGAACGTCCGGACCCGCCCTGTTTCTCGGTGCCCGCGGCAACCGGGTGGACCAGCGCCAGGTCCGCAGCGTCGTGCGGGGCCTCCTCGAGGGCTTGGGGGACACCTCCGCAACCGGACCGCACGCCCTGCGCCACTCGGCAGCCACGCACCTGCTCGACGGCGGCGCAGACCTCCGCGCGGTGCAGGAGATCCTGGGCCATAGCAGCCTCGCAACCACGCAGATCTACACCCACGTCTCCGTCGACCGGCTCCGGAAGAGTTATCTGCAGGCGCACCCGAGGGCCTGA
- a CDS encoding DUF3145 domain-containing protein, which yields MSVALTRGVLFVHSAPTALCPHVEWAIGSVVDKRTDLEWTAQPAAPGMFRAELSWTGTPGTGAQLASALRGWAHLRYEVTEEPSQGVDGGRWSHTPELGIFHAVTDVHGNIMVSEDRIRYAYEAGAGDPSAVYHELSLALGEAWDEELEPFRHAAEGAPVRWLHQVG from the coding sequence ATGTCTGTTGCACTGACCCGCGGTGTGTTGTTTGTTCACTCGGCCCCGACCGCACTGTGCCCCCACGTTGAGTGGGCCATAGGATCGGTCGTGGACAAGCGGACCGACCTTGAGTGGACCGCTCAGCCAGCCGCGCCCGGAATGTTCCGGGCCGAGCTCTCGTGGACCGGAACACCCGGCACGGGGGCACAATTGGCGTCCGCTCTGCGGGGCTGGGCGCATTTGCGCTACGAAGTCACCGAAGAACCCAGCCAGGGTGTTGATGGCGGACGCTGGTCTCACACGCCCGAGCTCGGCATCTTCCATGCCGTCACCGACGTGCACGGCAACATCATGGTCTCCGAGGACCGCATCCGCTACGCCTACGAAGCAGGCGCCGGCGACCCCTCCGCGGTCTACCACGAGCTTTCCCTGGCCCTCGGCGAGGCCTGGGACGAGGAACTCGAGCCGTTCCGGCACGCAGCCGAAGGCGCCCCCGTGCGCTGGCTCCACCAGGTCGGCTAG
- the fabF gene encoding beta-ketoacyl-ACP synthase II, which translates to MARKVVITGLGATTPIGGDVPTMWKNALKGVSGAHTLEDDWVAKFELPVHFAARATNPATEVLSRVEAKRMDPSTQFAVVASREAWADSGITEFDHDRLAVAFATGIGGVWTLLDAWDTLREKGPRRVLPMTVPMLMPNGPAAAVSLDLGARAGAHTPVSACASGTEAVHMGLDLIRSGKADVVVCGGAEAAIHPMPIAAFASMQALSRRNDEPERASRPYDRDRDGFVMGEGAGALVLEAEEHALARGARIYAELAGTSVTADAYHITAPDPQGLGATRALKAAMFDGRIQAEEVVHVNAHATSTPVGDKPEYTALKTALGSQVENVAVSATKSQMGHLLGASGAVEAVLTVLAVYERKAPVTINLENQDPEIPFDVVTSARDLPSGNIVALSNSFGFGGHNAVIAVRSV; encoded by the coding sequence ATGGCACGCAAAGTAGTCATTACCGGTCTGGGTGCCACCACGCCCATTGGCGGCGATGTCCCCACGATGTGGAAGAACGCGCTGAAGGGCGTCTCCGGCGCGCACACGCTCGAGGACGACTGGGTGGCCAAGTTTGAATTGCCCGTGCACTTTGCCGCACGCGCCACGAACCCCGCAACCGAGGTCCTCAGCCGGGTCGAGGCCAAGCGCATGGACCCGTCCACGCAGTTCGCCGTGGTGGCCTCCCGCGAGGCCTGGGCCGACTCCGGCATCACCGAGTTCGACCACGACCGCCTCGCCGTTGCCTTCGCCACCGGCATCGGCGGCGTCTGGACCCTCCTGGATGCGTGGGACACCCTGCGCGAAAAGGGCCCGCGCCGGGTCCTGCCGATGACCGTGCCGATGCTGATGCCCAACGGCCCCGCGGCAGCGGTCAGCCTGGACCTCGGCGCCCGCGCCGGTGCCCACACCCCGGTTTCCGCCTGCGCGTCCGGCACCGAAGCCGTACACATGGGCCTGGACCTGATCCGGTCCGGGAAGGCGGACGTCGTCGTCTGCGGCGGCGCTGAAGCCGCCATCCACCCGATGCCGATCGCCGCGTTCGCCTCGATGCAGGCGCTTTCCCGACGGAACGACGAGCCCGAGCGCGCCTCGCGTCCCTACGACCGCGACCGGGACGGCTTCGTGATGGGTGAAGGCGCCGGCGCGCTGGTGCTGGAAGCCGAGGAACACGCCCTGGCCCGTGGCGCTCGTATCTACGCCGAGCTTGCCGGCACCTCGGTCACCGCCGACGCGTACCACATCACCGCCCCGGATCCCCAGGGCCTGGGCGCCACGCGTGCCCTTAAGGCTGCGATGTTCGACGGCCGCATCCAGGCCGAGGAGGTGGTGCACGTCAACGCGCACGCCACCTCCACCCCGGTGGGCGACAAGCCCGAGTACACGGCCCTGAAGACGGCACTGGGCAGCCAGGTGGAAAACGTGGCGGTCTCCGCCACGAAGTCCCAGATGGGACACCTGCTGGGCGCCTCAGGTGCGGTTGAGGCCGTGCTGACGGTCCTGGCCGTCTACGAGCGCAAGGCACCGGTGACCATCAACCTCGAGAACCAGGATCCGGAGATCCCGTTCGACGTCGTCACCTCAGCCCGTGACCTGCCCTCCGGCAACATCGTGGCGCTGAGCAACTCCTTCGGCTTCGGCGGCCACAACGCCGTCATCGCGGTGCGGAGCGTCTAA
- a CDS encoding acyl carrier protein, with protein MASNEEILAGLAEIVNEETGLAPEAVEMDKSFTEDLDIDSISMMTIVVNAEEKFGVRIPDEEVKNLKTVGDAVSFIASAQA; from the coding sequence ATGGCTAGCAACGAAGAGATCCTGGCCGGCCTGGCTGAAATCGTCAACGAAGAGACCGGCCTGGCCCCCGAGGCTGTCGAAATGGACAAGTCCTTCACCGAGGACCTGGACATCGACTCGATCTCCATGATGACGATCGTCGTCAACGCCGAAGAGAAGTTCGGCGTGCGCATCCCGGACGAAGAGGTCAAGAACCTCAAGACCGTCGGTGACGCCGTCAGCTTCATCGCAAGCGCGCAGGCCTGA
- a CDS encoding beta-ketoacyl-ACP synthase III, whose amino-acid sequence MSAPTLKQAPLRENTRILGVGAYRPSVIVTNEDVCQWIDSSDEWIRQRTGIITRHRAPADVGVIDMAEGAAREALEKAGIDASQLGAVIVSTVTHPYATPSAAASLADRLGATPAPAFDISAACAGYCYGIAQADALVRSGAADYVLVVGAEKLSDVIDNTERTISFLLGDGAGAVVIGPSDLPGIGPSVWGSDGSKWDAIGMTHSMLDIRELSLSGKRGSAITDEEAAATDAALWPTLRQDGQTVFRWAVWEMAKVAQQALDAAGITSDDLAAFIPHQANMRIIDEMAKKLKLPETVTIARDIAEAGNTSAASIPLATHRLLQENPELSGGLALQIGFGAGLVFGAQVVVLP is encoded by the coding sequence CGCACCCACTTTGAAGCAGGCTCCCCTGCGCGAGAACACGCGCATCCTTGGAGTCGGTGCCTACCGGCCGAGCGTGATTGTCACCAACGAGGACGTCTGCCAGTGGATTGACTCCTCGGATGAGTGGATCCGCCAGCGCACCGGCATCATCACCCGGCACCGCGCCCCCGCCGACGTCGGCGTGATCGACATGGCCGAGGGTGCTGCCCGCGAGGCGCTGGAGAAGGCTGGGATCGACGCGTCCCAGCTCGGCGCCGTCATCGTGTCCACCGTCACGCACCCGTACGCCACCCCCTCCGCCGCCGCCAGCCTCGCCGACCGCCTGGGCGCGACGCCGGCCCCGGCCTTCGACATCTCGGCCGCCTGTGCCGGATACTGCTACGGCATCGCGCAGGCTGACGCCCTCGTCCGCTCCGGCGCCGCCGACTACGTCCTGGTGGTCGGCGCAGAGAAGCTCTCCGACGTCATCGACAACACCGAGCGCACCATCTCCTTCCTGCTGGGCGACGGCGCAGGCGCCGTCGTCATCGGCCCCTCGGATCTCCCCGGCATCGGGCCCTCGGTGTGGGGCTCGGACGGCAGCAAGTGGGATGCCATCGGCATGACGCACTCCATGCTGGACATCCGCGAACTGTCCCTGAGCGGCAAGAGGGGCAGCGCGATCACCGACGAGGAAGCCGCTGCAACGGACGCCGCGCTGTGGCCGACCCTGCGCCAGGACGGCCAGACGGTCTTCCGCTGGGCCGTCTGGGAGATGGCCAAAGTGGCGCAGCAGGCGCTGGATGCTGCCGGCATCACCTCCGATGACCTCGCCGCATTCATTCCGCACCAGGCGAACATGCGCATCATCGACGAGATGGCCAAGAAACTGAAACTTCCCGAGACGGTCACGATCGCCCGGGACATCGCGGAAGCCGGCAACACCTCGGCTGCCTCCATCCCGTTGGCCACCCACCGCCTGCTGCAGGAAAACCCTGAGCTGAGCGGCGGGCTCGCACTGCAGATCGGCTTCGGTGCCGGACTGGTGTTCGGTGCCCAAGTGGTCGTGCTTCCGTAG